One Clostridiisalibacter paucivorans DSM 22131 DNA window includes the following coding sequences:
- a CDS encoding permease, translating to MNTLIETIKYFLFITFELTVLFLGISTIVALVLMYLPDEKIKKWMAGKGVLGNIVGAIFGSLTPFCACSTIPMTLGFLKIGIQFGVVMSFVIASPLLNPIIIAMMAALMGIKITVIYFLVTFIGAVIFGVLLEKTGGANLVKNVRLKSGNHDEKEEIPSVFSKKVKVSFMKAWDDFRGVLIYLLIGVGVGAAIYGYLPEEFVLRIAGPDNPLAIPIAAIIGVPLYIRAESAIPIGLALMQKGMSTGAVIALIIGGAGMAIPEMSMLAGIFKKKLVGAVVSVIFLTAVVGGFIFNLI from the coding sequence TTGAACACATTAATTGAAACAATCAAGTATTTTCTATTTATCACATTTGAATTAACCGTGTTGTTTTTAGGAATAAGCACAATTGTTGCTTTAGTTCTAATGTACCTACCAGATGAAAAAATAAAAAAATGGATGGCAGGGAAAGGTGTTTTAGGTAATATTGTTGGGGCCATATTTGGCTCACTGACTCCCTTTTGTGCTTGTTCAACTATTCCTATGACACTTGGATTCCTAAAGATTGGAATCCAATTCGGCGTTGTAATGTCATTTGTAATTGCATCACCACTATTAAATCCTATCATTATAGCAATGATGGCTGCACTGATGGGAATAAAAATTACAGTGATTTATTTTTTAGTGACATTTATCGGAGCTGTTATATTTGGGGTTCTACTGGAGAAGACTGGAGGAGCCAATCTTGTTAAAAATGTAAGATTAAAGTCAGGGAATCATGATGAAAAAGAAGAAATACCCAGCGTTTTCTCAAAAAAGGTAAAAGTCTCATTTATGAAGGCTTGGGATGATTTTAGAGGCGTCTTAATATACTTGCTAATTGGTGTCGGAGTCGGTGCTGCTATATACGGTTATCTTCCAGAAGAGTTTGTACTAAGAATAGCCGGACCAGATAATCCACTAGCCATTCCAATAGCAGCTATTATAGGTGTTCCATTATATATTCGTGCTGAGTCAGCTATACCAATTGGGTTGGCATTGATGCAAAAAGGAATGAGTACAGGTGCTGTAATAGCATTGATTATTGGTGGAGCAGGGATGGCTATACCTGAAATGAGCATGCTTGCAGGAATCTTTAAGAAAAAACTGGTTGGTGCGGTTGTTTCCGTTATCTTCTTGACTGCAGTAGTTGGTGGATTTATTTTTAATTTAATTTAA
- the arsB gene encoding ACR3 family arsenite efflux transporter has translation MSDKKATGIGFFEKYLTLWVVLCMVVGILIGKFTPAIPEFLGQFEYANVSIPIAILIWIMIYPMMMKVDFKSVKNVGKDPKGLYVTWVVNWLIKPFTMFGIASFFFFVVFKAIIPADLAKDYLAGAVLLGAAPCTAMVFVWSHLTKGNPAYTVVQVATNDLIILIAFTPIVAFLLGVSGVKVPWDTLILSVVLFVVIPLVAGVLTRISVIKNKGEEYFTKSFIPKFNNITVAGLLLTLIIIFSFQGDVILENPLHILLIAIPLTIQTFLIFFIAYLASRALKLQHNVAAPAGMIGASNFFELSVAVAIALFGPTSPVALATIVGVLVEVPVMLTLVKIANNTRHWFPQPSAETIKNKIITEGDV, from the coding sequence ATGAGCGATAAAAAAGCAACAGGGATAGGTTTTTTTGAAAAGTACCTAACATTATGGGTAGTACTATGTATGGTAGTGGGGATATTGATAGGAAAATTTACACCGGCAATACCAGAATTTCTAGGGCAGTTTGAATATGCAAACGTATCAATACCTATTGCGATCCTTATTTGGATTATGATTTATCCAATGATGATGAAGGTTGATTTTAAAAGCGTTAAAAACGTCGGGAAAGATCCAAAGGGACTGTATGTAACGTGGGTAGTAAACTGGCTTATTAAGCCGTTTACCATGTTTGGAATAGCGTCGTTCTTCTTTTTCGTTGTATTTAAAGCGATTATTCCTGCAGATTTGGCCAAAGATTATTTAGCAGGTGCTGTTTTGCTAGGCGCGGCACCATGTACTGCGATGGTATTTGTATGGAGTCATCTGACAAAAGGTAATCCAGCATATACAGTCGTTCAGGTTGCTACAAACGATTTAATCATACTAATTGCATTTACACCGATTGTGGCATTTTTATTAGGTGTTAGCGGTGTTAAAGTGCCATGGGATACCCTTATTTTATCCGTTGTGTTATTTGTGGTAATACCTCTTGTTGCAGGCGTCTTGACGCGTATCTCAGTTATTAAAAATAAAGGAGAGGAATATTTTACTAAATCTTTCATCCCTAAGTTTAATAATATTACAGTTGCCGGATTGCTTTTAACACTGATTATAATATTTTCTTTCCAAGGAGATGTAATACTTGAAAATCCATTGCACATCTTATTGATTGCAATTCCACTAACGATTCAGACGTTCTTAATTTTCTTTATAGCTTACTTGGCATCAAGAGCATTGAAACTGCAACATAATGTAGCAGCTCCTGCAGGAATGATTGGAGCATCAAATTTCTTTGAACTTTCAGTTGCGGTTGCCATAGCATTATTTGGCCCGACTTCTCCAGTTGCATTGGCAACAATAGTTGGAGTCCTAGTTGAAGTGCCAGTTATGCTAACCCTTGTTAAAATTGCTAATAATACAAGACATTGGTTTCCACAGCCATCGGCTGAAACAATAAAAAATAAAATAATAACAGAAGGAGATGTTTAA
- a CDS encoding MarR family winged helix-turn-helix transcriptional regulator: MNKDIPDIHDLLQDLSWYFGNQGFDGECCEDLSLVEYMALKKSHDAKNITIQELGVSLNITKSGISKIVDRLEKKLYVSRHQSSSDGRVCCVLPTEKGNNAIHKISNRYSEYLQEILGEIDEASLQNIKKTLELLYKAIRDKGFIKSN, encoded by the coding sequence ATGAATAAAGACATTCCAGATATTCACGATTTATTACAAGACTTATCATGGTACTTTGGGAACCAGGGATTTGATGGCGAATGCTGTGAAGACTTATCTTTAGTTGAGTATATGGCATTAAAGAAGTCACATGACGCAAAAAATATAACAATACAGGAGTTAGGCGTTTCACTTAATATCACTAAAAGTGGGATTAGTAAAATTGTAGATCGACTTGAGAAAAAACTTTACGTATCTAGACATCAATCTTCATCTGATGGTAGGGTATGCTGTGTTTTACCGACAGAAAAAGGAAATAATGCGATACACAAAATATCCAACCGTTACAGTGAATATCTACAGGAGATATTAGGAGAGATAGACGAAGCATCATTACAAAATATCAAGAAAACGCTGGAACTGCTTTATAAAGCTATACGAGATAAAGGCTTCATAAAATCTAATTAA
- a CDS encoding C-GCAxxG-C-C family protein, which produces MNKEVDFNRVRKIAEGYYRDGDFYCSEAIVKTIRDEFQLPVSDDIIAAASGFPVGMGGSGCTCGAVTGGIMAIGLIFGRTEAKDEKVNKTMALANELHDLFRTRHKTLCCRILTKNMELGSPEHMDQCISFTGEVAEETARIIVRELDK; this is translated from the coding sequence ATGAATAAGGAAGTTGATTTTAATAGAGTTCGAAAGATAGCAGAAGGTTATTATCGTGATGGAGACTTCTATTGTTCTGAAGCCATTGTTAAAACCATAAGAGATGAGTTTCAGTTACCTGTATCTGACGATATCATTGCAGCAGCATCTGGATTCCCAGTAGGAATGGGAGGATCGGGGTGTACCTGCGGTGCGGTTACTGGAGGAATCATGGCTATTGGACTTATATTTGGCAGGACTGAGGCTAAGGATGAAAAGGTTAATAAAACGATGGCTCTTGCAAATGAGCTTCATGATCTTTTTAGAACACGTCATAAAACTTTATGTTGCAGAATATTAACTAAAAATATGGAGCTTGGTTCCCCTGAACATATGGATCAATGTATTTCATTTACCGGAGAGGTTGCAGAGGAGACGGCTAGAATAATTGTTAGAGAGTTGGATAAGTAA
- a CDS encoding ArsR/SmtB family transcription factor, whose product MVEIFKALAEESRLRILSILLENDMCVCELENCLGLKQSNISRHLSALKNSGLLDSYKQAQWAFYKINKEFIQEHQQLWLYLEKKLKELPSFQEDYARMQKCKSENICNISVL is encoded by the coding sequence ATGGTAGAAATATTTAAGGCTTTAGCAGAAGAAAGTAGGCTTCGTATCTTGTCGATTCTATTAGAGAACGATATGTGCGTATGTGAACTTGAAAATTGTCTTGGATTAAAACAATCGAACATATCACGTCATTTATCTGCGCTAAAAAATTCCGGTTTATTGGATAGCTACAAGCAGGCGCAATGGGCATTTTATAAAATAAATAAAGAGTTTATTCAGGAACATCAGCAGCTATGGTTGTATCTTGAAAAGAAATTAAAAGAGTTACCAAGCTTTCAGGAAGATTATGCGAGAATGCAAAAGTGTAAATCAGAAAACATATGTAATATTTCAGTATTATGA